The Lactuca sativa cultivar Salinas chromosome 2, Lsat_Salinas_v11, whole genome shotgun sequence genome includes the window tctagggcaccaaggtcggcccgtatatgtgatatgttagtagccgagtgtgggcggggcccgaatctcgtaGTATTATTGAGTATAGTTATGTGACTGTTTGATAGGAATACATATATTTGTTGTCTGGgtgatacttgtatgcatgttagtagcggagtgtgggcggggcccgaatctcctagacagtGGAGTGTGGCCAGGGCCATAATCTCCTAGacagcagagtgtgggcggggcctgaaTTTCCAAGACATCAGAGTATGGGCCCCATGAGAGTGGgcgggcccgtatctcctagttgcatgttatgtgcatggtatgtggtagtttggggagactcactaagcttcgtgcttacagttttcagttttggttttaggtacttccggtagcaaggggaagagcttgggatgacagCATGGCATACACCACAGATCTTCAGCCTGGGATATTTAAGACTATGATATTTCGATACATGGTCTTGATACAACGTTTTGTTATGACATTTGAGACACACAATTTGTGATTTTACCATGTTGTTTTATGAATTGTGGGTTtttcttaaatgatttaaaacgaaaatttgggacaatatttttgggatgttacacccctTAAATCTCACAAGAGCTTCAAGATCACCAAACATGGGCTAGGGggtcgaattagggtttttagagcATGGAGGATGTcttaaaaatgatgaaaaagGGTTATCATAAagcttatatagggcacaacacaaaaatattagggttttctaattgaccctcgtacgcccagcgtatgaggCCTCGAACCCCTGCACCACCTTTGCGTTACGCCTAACGTATACCTCTTTATGCCAAGCATACTGACCTGCACaaccgtacgccccgcgtactagggttccctccaaaaccctaaatacttcgaaggccataacttcctcggtctaagtccgtttccgacgaactttatatccacagaaaggtgtcGAGAAGCCATACACTTTTAGCAACCCATCATAGCCTTGAAGTTCCCCGAAccaaacccaaaattcataaaggaccaagataacaaattacgattatacccttaGGCTCCGAAACACCATCGTACACTCGGATCACTTAGACTTTAACATCCTCATCCAAAAAGGGCCAAATCCTTTCTTCCCCAAGTTCacaagccttatgataactgatgaTCGGGACACAACCTCGAATAATGAAGCGATTCGAAACCGGGTGTTACACAACCTAATAAACCTATATAGTTATTAGTAGTATCACAAACTTGTTATATCGGTGGAAATATCTCCGACAGTAATATATCATATGTCAAAATAATAAGTATTTGATTCGTGAATGTAAAATGAATGGTTATTTTAGTGTGCTGGATTAAATCTAAGTGTGTTGTAACCATATTTAGGTGTACTTGGTGATCTAAGAAGCTTATGATGACAAATTAAGATAATTCTTAGTTAAGGACCAAGGGGAGTACATAATATTGAACATATATCCCCATAAGATGCCTTGTGATGAGATATATTTTGTATTGCTTGTTAATGTATGTGTTTATCTGCGTATTTTACTCGCAATGAGTTTTTAAGATGAAAAAAGTTTAAAGACTGTGGATgtcttttaaaatgttttatcaTTTTCTAACAGACATGTGATGTTGTATAAATCATGATCTTGTTGCATTCATTAATACAGAGATATATGTGAAAAGCCTAGTACAATATGGAAACTTTATGTTGTACATATGTGGTGGTTTATATCCTTCCTTAATTTTCATAGAAAAATGATATGATCAAAGTTGTTAAAATCGGGATCTTGTTCGGAGGATTGTAAGATCATGCGATCCTACCTATAAAACCTTGTCGGATTGCAATATGATCTTTTTGTATGTAAGATCGCAAACAAGATTGTATGATCGGTATTTGATCCGATCCTACTAATCCAtgaaattttccaaattttaatcaaaaatttattaTCTTTACCTCTATTTTGTTTGACCTAGTTTCTTACCCAAAGGTAAGTCGATAATAGCTCCATTCTTGTACTGTTTTAGGAATTGTAAATAACCAACAACCTTATAATTCTTTTTCTTCTATTACGTTCATCCTCATCGATGGTAGAATTTGAGATTTAGATGCAGATTGTTATTAATTTCTCTCTTCAACAGTTCAAGCTCAACAATAGATGTGAGTTCTAGTTTCTTTTTTGAGTGCTCAAGCCCTTTTTATCGAGAGCTTGAAAACTTGTGGTTTTTAATTGAGCTTCaaaagtttaaattgttattAATTTCTTTCTTATAGTTAAAGTACATAAGGTGTTAAATTTTTAAAGCAACTAACATGAAAGTTGTAAGTTGTTATTATTGTATGATAAATGATTAGTCTTAATACTCTTTTAAGATATTTAACCATGTCATTAACTCCTACACAACCACTTATTTTGTTGAGCTATTTAAGTTTGAAATtcgaaaaaaaaagattttataaaCAATCAATTACCTTTTATATCACTTTTTTGTGAGATTTTAAGACTGCGAACCCGTTCTTGGAAACTTGAAAATGATCTTATGTATACTCCCGATCTTAAAACATTGGATAAGATGGACAATTTTTTTGGAAACTACAAGGACAAAGCTCATTCCTACAAAGCTCGTTACGTTTTCATAATTATCCTCAAAATGATTATgctaaaccataaggaccaaacTTGTAATTTGaaaccaaaaaagaaaaagaaatacagATACAAAATTAGAGCATATACATAGACTATGTTGAAAAAGGAAATCTCCACTCCACTTTCAACTATTCCCATAAAGATTTCTCCATACATTCTCTGCAAAAAGACACTCATTCCTACATACAGTAAcccttcttttttcttttacgaAGCTAAATACAAACCCCTGTCATTTTCCGTTAAATAAATCACACAATTTTTTATAACAGCAGAGATCAAATTCTAGTCTTTCACAATATACACACATTTTTTTTCTATCCtaatgatttttaaatgaaacATACACTACGTGTTTTCTAAttatacctttttttttttaaatcttgaaAATCACAATACAATCTATCTTCTGTAAATGTTTTTCAAACTTCACATGATCTATCAAAAATAATGAGAGATACCAATCTGATCAATTGTTatctaatattattatattctatTTTTGTCGTGAAGAATTGTTGATCgaatttaatatttcattttaatcTTTTTGTTTCAACGACAAGAAGAAAGTTTGTTGGAAAATCTTGGGGCACTGTATATCAATCAGATCCAGAAATTTTGTACAAATAAGTGCAAAATCAGTTTTTCAAATTTGGGTAAAAGTTGATAGTTTCTGTAATTACTTTGATTAAATTCAAGTAGAATCTAATCCACTTGTTCTTCATCGGAATTCTTATTAAAAAAATCGTAGAAgaaattttgaaacaaaaaatcaGTATTCAATACTACTACGCTGTTATTGTTATTGTAATGATTTCTGGAAATTATCTCTACATTTtccaaaaataagatcaaaattTATTCAGGAATTGTCACCAGAACAGGCCTCCATGCTCGTCTAAGTAACCGCTGCCGTAACGTCCCCGGCAAATGCCTAAATCTTCTTGACCCACCGCGCCGGCCAATCAGATCGCCGTCACCACTCCACCGATTCGTCTCTTCACTACCTTCACGTCCACCGTCATCAAGCGGCGGAGACACCGAAGACGACACAAACAAGTCCTTTAACTTTCGTCTTGCACCGTTATCCTTCCCATCCTCCGACGAAGAATCAACATCGCTTCCTCTCCGATCTACAAACTCATCAGGTGGCGGCAACCGCCGGGTGGTTTCGCCGCCGCCGCGACTCAGTAACATCCGTAGCGTCTTCCGTCGGCGGAGGTGAATAACAGGGCTTGAGGAAGGACTCCGCGTAGGACTTCCGGCAACCGCGCATTGTGTCGCTAACATCTTGAATTTCTGCAGCGTCGCCATTGATTCCGATCTAACAAAAGGTCATGTAAATCAAATTGTTTCTAGAAATCGTGATATGACAAGAAATGGATCAATCATGAAagaaaaacctagatccgagATGCTTATCGTGTGATCTAGCCATAGAAAGTATAGATTCTTTGTTTTTtctacacactagagagagagagagagagagagagagagagaggttaaagAAGTGAAGGAAAGCAACTGTTAACGCCGGCAAGGTTAAAGTGACAGGTGATAATACGGGCGGATTTGTAGGATGGAATAGCGGTGGGCCATGCCACGTGGACGATAACAGGTAGTTCCGAAACGGTCTTTCCCCTGGGTCACGCCGTAGGGGATACTTCTACTACATGTACTTTTTACTTCTTTCTTTACAAAATAACAATTTTTTCATAACAACTTTAGAGTATACTTATTGTTTTCTagctatatatatacatatattattttattcaaaaatttattttataatgTGCATGAATCTAGTTTAGTCTTGTTGGTCTTTTAtattcttttaaattgttaacCAAATACACTACAAAAATTAAATACTTTATTTTCTATAAACATTATTGTTGGATAGTCAAAAGGTGTCTATCCCCCTTAAAGGTAGTGGATTTAAAGCGATCGTAGCTCATATGTGTCATTCTCTTAGTTGTTTCTTTCAACCTAAGCGTCTATTGGTTGCGACTTAAAGTTTTAGAATGGAGATTGAGATTTGAAATCGAGAAATAATTCTTTAACGGTTAGTGTTTCATAGTTTACAAATAATTTTATTGCTCTAGGTTGCAACATGAAATTGTCAATCacacaatttatttttattataacaaatgGTGTATTGAACTATTTAAATCATAATTCATAAATTATAACACATACATGGATGCTGGGGTTACTAGGTATAGTGATGGTTGTATGTTGCTTGAGTTTACAACTGTGCACAATTTGGTGGTCTCAATCTTCTTTAAAaatattgatgcatatttgatcatCTTTTCAAAACAGGGGAATTGCACCCAAATTTACTTCCTCTTGTTGCGTAAATGAGATCATGTGACATGCATAGGTTGAAAGATGTTATCAAGAGAGGTATGCACACATCGCAACATAGAGTAACCAAGAGTCTTTTCCATTGTTGAAGCCTCGCTTTCCTCTTTCATATATTTCATGAATTACATACAAAGTTGAatgaagaacaaaaaaaaaaattaatgatttGATTTGGAACTACTAAATGAAGGGCTAAATAACTCTAGATTTTCAACGCATCAAGAAATTGGTTGAGATATATGGGAGAGAAATCATCTCTTATGGCCTTCACCTCCAACACAACCCGAAAATAGAGAATTCAACCCTCTTTTCATCAATTCATTTATGCAAGTAGGGAGGATCTAAAGCTAACCCCCTTCTATTTGAGGTCAGGTGGCCTTACCCTCTATAAGTACCCAACCTTCTTTTTGTTCTTCCTTCTAGTCACCTCCACGAACATGCCACTTAGGAGTATCTACAAAAcatattctacaagatatcatattaGGACTTGAGGTATACCCACCACACCATTATACCAAAAATGTTGTCATATCACTACCACATAATCACTACACCCACACGACACCATTTTAGTGTAATCAACACTCCAAATCATCATACCAGTTTTTTTAATTATCAAAGAGCCTTTGGCTAAAGGTTAAGGGTTCAAATCCCTTGGTGGACAAAAAATTAATTTCGCAGTAGGGTCTAATTGATGTGTTTTAaccattattattttttaattatttgataTAATTGATATTGATTGAAATTTCAAATCAATTAACAACTCATGGTAAGTGTAACAAAAATTTTGTCACTACATTTTGGAGTTCATATCAAATTTATccacatatttaattttttttttcacttgaATCTTGTTCGAGTAAGTAAGCTCATCAAACACTCATTATTTTTTGTTACATTTATTTAATCTATTGGCAAATCACTTTTTTGTTTTCATTCGCCATTTGTGGAACCAAATATTACACAACTAAATATGTAAATATGTGGATAAAAATTTGATatgaacttcaaaacacacacacCATGGAATGAGAAGAAGAGAGATGCAGAAGGAAAATAAGAGAGAGGAAGAAGGAGATTGGCTCAATGCATTGGAAACCATCATCTCTTCTCCTAGTCGTTTGTTGCCTTCCCTTGTAGATACCACGAGAGACCACGACCATGACACTGAGAATGGTGTGCATGACTGTGTCTACCTTGCTACTGGGCACGAAGGCCTCTTGTGACAAGCACATCCCATGACCTTAGGTTGTCAACAGTTG containing:
- the LOC111903088 gene encoding uncharacterized protein LOC111903088, with the translated sequence MARSHDKHLGSRSESMATLQKFKMLATQCAVAGSPTRSPSSSPVIHLRRRKTLRMLLSRGGGETTRRLPPPDEFVDRRGSDVDSSSEDGKDNGARRKLKDLFVSSSVSPPLDDGGREGSEETNRWSGDGDLIGRRGGSRRFRHLPGTLRQRLLRRAWRPVLVTIPE